A genomic segment from Oncorhynchus clarkii lewisi isolate Uvic-CL-2024 chromosome 12, UVic_Ocla_1.0, whole genome shotgun sequence encodes:
- the LOC139422250 gene encoding large ribosomal subunit protein mL64-like, with amino-acid sequence MATSMLCRKTAIFSWAIRMVSPLKSYNPASSHCGLLHQIANYNPKPLKLNLKDSYIPDRESEKTPEWQKTAKYDRKLFGRYGSSSGIDPAKLWPSHAQLEEMIAEEREWNPPLQVMLKNVEAKTKEANAKRLAREKLVAANMAKMPKMVADWRKEKREAKQKLKDEKARRERLLAEARERFGYAMDPRSPKFLEMVSEIEKEEKKKRKLMKRRLKEEQSHVPPAASSADSSS; translated from the exons ATGGCGACCTCCATGCTGTGCAGGAAGACAGCAATATTTAGCTGGGCTATTCGAATGGTTTCACCCTTAAAATCGTATAATCCTGCCAGCTCACACTGCGGGCTTCTACATCAGATAGCAAATTATAACCCTAAACCACTGAAATTAAATTTGAAAGATTCATACATACCAGATAGGGAAAGCGAGAAAACTCCGGAATGGCAGAAGACAGCGAAGTATGACCGCAAGCTATTCGGGCGGTATGGCTCTTCGTCGGGAATCGACCCTGCAAAGCTGTGGCCCAGCCATGCCCAGCTCGAGGAGATGATagcagaggagagggaatggAACCCTCCGCTCCAGGTGATGCTGAAGAACGTCGAGGCGAAAACGAAGGAAGCCAATGCGAAACGTCTCGCGAG AGAGAAACTGGTTGCAGCCAATATGGCCAAGATGCCTAAGATGGTGGCTGACTGGAGGAAGGAAAAACGTGAGGCGAAACAGAAGTTGAAAGATGAGAAGGCGCGTCGTGAAAGGCTGCTAGCCGAGGCCAGAGAACGCTTTGGCTATGCTATGGACCCCCGAAGCCCCAAGTTCCTGGAGATGGTCAGTGAAATtgaaaaggaggagaagaagaaaaggaagctGATGAAACGTAGACTAAAAGAAGAACAGAGCCACGTCCCTCCTGCTGCTTCCTCGGCTGATTCCTCGTCTTAA